A DNA window from Zingiber officinale cultivar Zhangliang chromosome 3A, Zo_v1.1, whole genome shotgun sequence contains the following coding sequences:
- the LOC122050935 gene encoding uncharacterized protein LOC122050935, translating to MPLFTSICLLHSAVAVTCGALMMFYLSEVSVISHGRETAQRLQGSTPHDQLLIQTSDSFAGLLLLAIGLFLFMIAFVKDRAFQTFFAKGCILLHAAMALWRLYFERRLEDLARDWPRQIVGDLVLSLSWVIFLAYSWREKYD from the coding sequence ATGCCCCTCTTCACCTCGATCTGCCTCCTGCACTCGGCGGTGGCCGTCACCTGCGGCGCGCTCATGATGTTCTACCTCAGCGAGGTCTCGGTGATCAGCCACGGCCGGGAAACAGCGCAGCGGCTGCAGGGCTCCACGCCGCACGACCAGCTGCTGATCCAGACCTCTGACTCCTTCGCCGGCCTCCTCCTCTTGGCCATCGGCCTCTTCCTCTTCATGATCGCCTTCGTCAAGGACCGCGCCTTCCAGACCTTCTTCGCCAAGGGATGCATCCTCCTCCACGCCGCTATGGCCCTCTGGCGCCTCTACTTCGAGCGCCGCCTCGAAGATCTCGCTCGCGACTGGCCCCGCCAGATCGTCGGCGACCTCGTCCTCAGCCTCTCCTGGGTCATCTTCCTCGCCTACTCCTGGCGGGAGAAATACGACTAG